CCAGCATCAGGCCTGGCTCACAGTTCGACCTGGCGGTTCAAGCCGTCGATGTTTCAAAACCAGCTAACCGCGAATTGAGAACAGCGTTGCTTCGCACCCACATAAAGCTTTAAGAACGTGTTCAAGGTCTTTTTAGGGCCGCGCAGATACCTGCTCGGGATGCGCAGTTAGGCGCAAAACCCAAGCCAAGGCTCGTGCCTTGGCTGGTTTTGTAACGACGCTGAGCGCCCGAACAGGTAACTGCCCTGCGGGTTGGGGTGAAATCGGGCGATTTGCCTGCCACAGCCCTTGCATGGGCAGAGAGCCCATGCGGCGGTCTGCGACAGCCAACTCATCCCGATTGCACCCCAACGCGGCCCTAAAAAGACCTTGAACACGTTCTAAGGAAACCTGTGAAGCCATCGGATACCCATGTCGAAATCATCGCCACTTTCAAGCGGGCGGAGTCAGATGCTGCCCACAAGTTCGAATTGATCAAAGCTGCTGCGAAAAAGGGACCCAAGGCGATCCAAGCAGCCGTTGACGCAGCTGCCAAGGCGGCAAAACGCAGGGACTCGTACGCAAAGAAGCTGGATGCCTTAGGTGTGAGCCTCCATGATTGAGGCGTCATCCGCCTCTTGGCCTACACCGGTCATTGGCGACTAGCCCCAATGGGCCCCAGCCCAATGGACTAGATGCTGACCCTGCAGCGCCGGTGGAGTCGGGCCTGTCGCTGGAGAAGATCCGCTTTTGCCACGCGGTCATTGACAGTAACCAGCCGCTTTGCGCGGCAGGACGCGCGCTGGTATTACATCGATGGGCAGATGCACGGGGTGGCGTAGGGTGCTACTTAAATAGTAGCTGCTTGTGCCGATGGAATAAGCGTTAGGCCCCCATTACGCACTCAGAATCCACCACAAACTCGACCAGATGCCCGCGCAGCCGCGCCGTGTCGTCTTCGATGGTCGGAGCCTTGAACACGTCAAAACACGAGAACGACGGCAGCGCCTCCATGCCGCAAAACGCGTAGTTGGCGGTGTTGGCCACCAGCACGTCGTCCACCGATTTGCCTTTGAACAGGTCTTGCGCCGGGTTGTCGAAGGCCTCTTGCGGCGCATTCCAGGTCAGTGAAACCATGTACTGCTTGCCTTGCAGCAAACCGCCCGAGCCGTACTGCCGGGTGGGGTCGGTGCGGGTGCGGCCATCGCCGGTGATGAAGCTGCCTTGCAGCATGCCCGCGGTAAACACCTCGTCCACGTATTTTTTGTAGATCCACGGCATGCCGAACCAGTACACGGGCGACTGCAGAATGACCAGGTCGGCCCACAGGTGCTTGGCCACCTCGTCGGCCACGGCATAGCCTTGTTCGATGTAGGTGTGCTGCACGGTGTGGCCGCGTTGCTCCATCTCCTGCTGCACCACGTGGGCCATGGCAGCATTGAGCTTGCCGGTAGAAATGCCCTCGTAGAACTGGTGGGCGTGGAGGATTAAGACGTTTTGCATAGGGGTTTCCGGTTGAAGATGCTGCACTGTAGAGCGGCACATTCCAAAGAAAAATAGCCCAATGCTGCATGCCTTGTGAAGCTATGCTTCAAGGTATGCAACTCAAACAATTCGACGGCCTGATGGCTTTCTGGAAAGTGGCGGAGCACCGGGGGTTCACTGCGGCCGCTGCCGAGTTGGAGGTCTCGCCCTCGGCCCTGAGCCAGGCCATCCGCCAGCTGGAGGCCCGGCTGGGCGTGCGGCTGTTGCACCGCAGTACACGCAGCGTGAGCCTGACCGAGGCGGGCCAGGCCTACCTGGCGCAGGTGGGCCCGGCGCTGGGCCAGGTGATCGAGGCCGGGGAGGCGCTGAATGCCCTGCAAGGCCGCCCGGCAGGCACCCTGCGCCTGAACGCCGCCCGCATTGCCACCGCCATGGTGTTGCAGCCGCTGCTGGCGGGTTTTTTGGCCGAGTACCCGCAGGTGCAGATCGAACTGGTCAACGACGAGGGCTTTGTCGACATCGTGGAGCAGGGGTTCGACGCCGGCATCCGCATGGGCGAGAGCCTGCACCGCGACATGGTGGCCGTGCCCCTGGGCGGGCCGGTGCGCGTGGCGGTGGTGGCATCAAAGGACTACCTGCGGCGCTGTCCCGCCCCGCAGCATCCCGATTACCTGGCGCAGCACAACTGCGTGCGCTTTCGTTTTGCGGCCACCGGGGCCATCTACAAATGGGAATTCCAGGTGGAAGGCCGGGTGGTGGAGTTTGAGGCCAAGGGCAATCTGACCATCAGCGACAGCCTGTTCAGCCTGGACGCGGCGCTGGAGGGCGTGGGCCTGGCCTATACCTTCGAACCCCTGGCGCGGCCCCACCTGCAGGCCGGGCGGCTGCAGCAGGTGCTGGAGGCGTTTGCGCCCACGTTCCCGGGCTTTTACCTGTACTACCCCAGCCGCCACGACCAGCCCAGCAAACTCAAGGCCTTCATCGACTACGTTCGCGCAAGGGGCGATTGCTCCTGAAAAGAGAGCTGCTTGCGCTTATTGCAAAAGCGTAAAGTGCCTAAAAACCTTGTAACTCCGTGGAGCTATGTTTTTACCCCCGGCTGGCGCTCCCCAGGGTGCCACGATGCCGCTAAGCTGCAAACCTTCAACAGGAGTACATGCATGCAGATTCGAATCGCCCAGAGCGCAGACTTCGCCCAGTGGTTGCCGCTGTGGCAGGGCTACCAGGCGTTTTACAAGACCGATATTCCCGAGTCGGTCACCGCGCTGACCTGGCAGCGCTTTCTGGACCCGGCCGAGCCCATGCACTGTGCGGTGGCCGAGGAGGGCGGGGCGCTGGTGGGGCTGGTGCACTACATCTACCACCGCAGCTGCTGGACGGCGGGCGACTACGTATACCTGCAAGACCTGTTCACCCTGCCCACTCTGCGCGGCAAAGGGGTCGGGCGGGCCTTGATCGAGCATGTGTACGCCAGCGCCGCCCATGAAGCCGCCGCCCGCGTGTGGTGGCTGACGCACGAGAGCAATCTGGACGCGATGCAGCTCTACGACCGCATCGCCGACAAGAGCGGCTTTGTGCAATACCGCAAGATGATCGGTTGACGCTACGTTTTTGGTAGCTGCTTGTGCTGGTGGGATAAGCGCAATGTCGGTTTTTGCATGGAATTTGTGCTGGCGCCATGCTCCACCGGCAGTGCTATCACTAGCGTAGCATTTCAGGCTGGATTGGTC
This sequence is a window from Rhodoferax sp. WC2427. Protein-coding genes within it:
- a CDS encoding N-acetyltransferase family protein — its product is MQIRIAQSADFAQWLPLWQGYQAFYKTDIPESVTALTWQRFLDPAEPMHCAVAEEGGALVGLVHYIYHRSCWTAGDYVYLQDLFTLPTLRGKGVGRALIEHVYASAAHEAAARVWWLTHESNLDAMQLYDRIADKSGFVQYRKMIG
- a CDS encoding LysR family transcriptional regulator — protein: MQLKQFDGLMAFWKVAEHRGFTAAAAELEVSPSALSQAIRQLEARLGVRLLHRSTRSVSLTEAGQAYLAQVGPALGQVIEAGEALNALQGRPAGTLRLNAARIATAMVLQPLLAGFLAEYPQVQIELVNDEGFVDIVEQGFDAGIRMGESLHRDMVAVPLGGPVRVAVVASKDYLRRCPAPQHPDYLAQHNCVRFRFAATGAIYKWEFQVEGRVVEFEAKGNLTISDSLFSLDAALEGVGLAYTFEPLARPHLQAGRLQQVLEAFAPTFPGFYLYYPSRHDQPSKLKAFIDYVRARGDCS
- a CDS encoding NAD(P)H-dependent oxidoreductase, translated to MQNVLILHAHQFYEGISTGKLNAAMAHVVQQEMEQRGHTVQHTYIEQGYAVADEVAKHLWADLVILQSPVYWFGMPWIYKKYVDEVFTAGMLQGSFITGDGRTRTDPTRQYGSGGLLQGKQYMVSLTWNAPQEAFDNPAQDLFKGKSVDDVLVANTANYAFCGMEALPSFSCFDVFKAPTIEDDTARLRGHLVEFVVDSECVMGA